In the Primulina eburnea isolate SZY01 unplaced genomic scaffold, ASM2296580v1 ctg739_ERROPOS11973397, whole genome shotgun sequence genome, one interval contains:
- the LOC140821712 gene encoding GTP 3',8-cyclase, mitochondrial-like yields MRPYIAKIAEWNSGLRIFSSDSCSIISRILNKSGNFPVLRSGCINDTVPKLYATLCEKQTSDVQKDNPASDMLVDSFGRLHTYLRISLTERCNLRCQYCMPAEGLELTPSTRLLSQKEIIRLADLFVSSGVTKIRLTGGEPTIRRDIEEICLELSSLNGLKTLAMTTNGIVLANKLPRLRECGLSLLNISLDTLVPAKFEFMTRRRGHDRVMKSIDAAIESGYNPVKVNCVVMRGFNDDEICDFVELTREKPINVRFIEFMPFDGNVWNVKKLVPYSEMLDILVKKFTGLQRIQDDPTETAKNFRIDGHLGKVSFITSMTEHFCAGCNRLRLLADGNFKVCLFGPSEVSLRDPLRHGVDDNELKEIIGAAVKRKKAAHAGMFDLAKTPNRPMIHIGG; encoded by the exons ATGCGGCCCTACATCGCCAAGATTGCTGAATGGAACTCGGGTTTGAGAATTTTCAGCTCC GATAGCTGTTCTATCATCTCTCGCATTCTAAATAAAAGCGGTAATTTTCCGGTTCTGAGAAGTGGTTGTATAAATGACACTGTGCCAAAGTTATATGCTACTCTATGTGAAAAACAAACCTCAGATGTACAGAAAGATAATCCTGCATCGGATATGTTGGTTGATTCGTTTGGGAGGCTGCATACTTATTTAAGGATCTCCTTGACAGAACGCTGTAATTTGCGATGCCAGTACTGTATGCCTGCTGAAGGTCTGGAACTTACTCCTAGTACCCGACTTCTCTCTCAGAAGGAAATCATACGTCTCGCTGATCTGTTTGTCAGTTCTGGGGTTACGAAAATTCGCCTGACTGGTGGGGAGCCAACCATCAGGAGAGATATTGAAGAAATTTGCTTAGAGCTGTCAAGTCTTAATGGATTAAAAACTTTGGCAATGACCACCAATGGAATTGTTCTGGCAAATAAACTTCCAAGATTAAGAGAATGTGGACTTAGCTTGCTGAATATAAGTTTAGACACATTGGTTCCTGCAAAGTTTGAATTCATGACTAGACGTAGAGGCCATGACAGAGTAATGAAATCAATCGATGCTGCTATAGAGTCAGGATATAATCCGGTCAAA gTAAACTGTGTTGTTATGCGTGGATTCAATGACGATGAAATTTGTGATTTTGTCGAACTGACGCGTGAGAAGCCAATCAATGTGCGGTTCATTGAGTTCATGCCTTTCGATGGGAATGTATGGAATGTGAAGAAACTCGTACCTTACTCTGAAATGTTGGATATACTG GTTAAAAAATTTACAGGACTTCAAAGGATTCAGGATGATCCCACAGAAACAGCCAAGAACTTCAGAATAGACGGGCATCTGGGTAAGGTTTCTTTCATCACATCAATGACGGAACATTTTTGTGCTGGTTGTAACAGACTCAGACTTCTAGCTGATGGGAACTTTAAAGTTTGCCTCTTTGGTCCCTCAGAG GTCAGCTTGAGGGATCCTTTGCGTCACGGTGTTGATGATAATGAACTGAAGGAAATTATAGGAGCAGCG GTCAAGAGGAAGAAAGCAGCTCATGCTGGAATGTTCGACCTCGCGAAGACGCCGAATAGACCAATGATACATATTGGTGGCTAG
- the LOC140821835 gene encoding uncharacterized protein produces MGDDNLIGENLMDLDLNQEPVDPPVGSVERFGFLLHELETAHGRIEQRIRQLEAVTARARQRQRWRQARNIVETVHSSGELMVDLNGERLVLDGSGNLGSLERTIGRGEGYKRDSSRLVAKALEMDLEVKKVDKEGGSFYDCNICLDLAKEPVLTCCGHLFCWMCFYQVSYIDSTSKECPVCKGEVSDSTVIPIYGNDSNEHVSEFESGLKIPPRPRARRVESVRQQRLIRGLSNLPVSEALRRIRISLGAMGDQAHQQVGGAVPIFDSGSQEAQTAEPGGTRRERIQQVSRVLTESAASLSSLSSALSNAERLVEDLETVINNRFLRSEARASSVAVGNPFTRNVPLVHSEHHPPDSSVETNSTLPVVPPSEVSGSLAHTMSRRNGDEVGLQVAPSSSSSPYSSRRRSIMSRLNDMDSRDLRETRRRRLN; encoded by the coding sequence ATGGGCGATGATAATTTGATTGGGGAGAATTTGATGGATCTTGATTTAAATCAAGAACCTGTGGATCCACCAGTGGGTTCAGTTGAAAGATTTGGTTTCTTGTTGCATGAGTTGGAAACTGCTCATGGTAGGATAGAGCAGAGAATTCGACAGCTCGAGGCTGTCACTGCTCGAGCAAGGCAACGCCAGAGGTGGCGACAAGCTCGAAATATCGTGGAAACTGTTCATTCTTCGGGTGAATTGATGGTTGATTTGAATGGGGAGAGACTTGTTCTTGACGGAAGTGGTAACCTGGGTAGTCTAGAAAGGACTATTGGGAGAGGGGAAGGCTATAAAAGGGATAGTTCTCGTTTGGTGGCGAAGGCATTGGAGATGGATTTGGAGGTCAAGAAGGTTGATAAGGAAGGTGGGAGCTTTTACGATTGTAATATATGCCTGGATCTAGCAAAGGAGCCTGTCCTAACTTGTTGTGGTCACTTGTTTTGTTGGATGTGTTTTTATCAGGTATCATACATTGATTCGACTTCGAAAGAATGCCCTGTTTGTAAGGGAGAGGTATCAGATAGCACGGTAATTCCAATTTATGGAAATGATAGTAATGAGCATGTATCTGAATTTGAATCTGGCTTGAAGATACCTCCAAGACCTAGAGCTCGTAGAGTTGAGAGTGTTAGGCAACAACGCCTAATTCGTGGTCTGTCCAATCTTCCTGTTTCTGAAGCATTGAGGCGTATTAGGATCAGTCTTGGTGCTATGGGCGATCAGGCTCACCAGCAGGTTGGTGGTGCTGTTCCCATTTTTGACTCGGGCTCTCAGGAGGCGCAAACTGCTGAACCAGGTGGAACCCGGCGCGAGAGGATCCAGCAAGTTTCCAGAGTATTAACAGAAAGTGCTGCATCACTTTCTTCGCTTTCATCTGCTTTGAGTAATGCAGAAAGGTTAGTTGAAGACTTGGAGACTGTTATAAACAATAGGTTTTTACGAAGTGAAGCACGGGCATCATCAGTTGCAGTTGGAAATCCATTTACTCGTAATGTTCCTTTGGTGCACTCTGAACACCATCCTCCGGATTCAAGTGTAGAGACCAACTCTACTTTACCTGTCGTTCCACCCTCCGAAGTTTCCGGTTCTCTAGCGCACACCATGTCGAGGAGAAATGGTGATGAGGTTGGTCTGCAGGTGGCCCCTTCATCATCTTCTTCTCCTTATTCTTCCCGGAGAAGAAGCATCATGTCACGGCTTAATGATATGGATAGTCGCGATTTGCGCGAAACTAGAAGGAGAAGGTTGAACTGA
- the LOC140821713 gene encoding VQ motif-containing protein 25-like, translating to MKSHPYSTSLVPAKLALHDDSRTISKLKPKIRIIHIVAPEIIKTDVHNFRELVQRLTGKPDERKESKKQVSDFPSVAFPSKTCGRKPKKNMKPAIMPALQIKHRIKESEEIIWGDNTNALLGFLGDVDGFIHDLNVFPLLPFRSSQINTFGEIPLF from the coding sequence ATGAAGTCACACCCGTATAGCACAAGTTTAGTACCAGCTAAGTTGGCCTTGCACGACGACTCTCGTACAATCTCTAAACTCAAGCCCAAAATACGTATAATTCACATCGTTGCACCAGAGATTATAAAGACAGATGTTCACAATTTCAGAGAGCTAGTTCAGAGACTTACAGGCAAACCCGACGAAAGAAAAGAAAGCAAGAAGCAAGTGAGTGATTTTCCATCCGTAGCATTTCCTTCAAAGACATGCGGAAGGAAGCCAAAAAAGAACATGAAACCAGCAATTATGCCTGCATTGCAAATTAAACATAGAATTAAGGAGAGTGAAGAAATAATTTGGGGCGATAATACGAATGCACTTTTGGGTTTTCTTGGAGACGTGGATGGGTTTATTCACGACTTGAATGTGTTTCCTCTGCTTCCATTCAGGTCTTCTCAGATCAATACATTTGGTGAGATTCCACTATTCTAG
- the LOC140821929 gene encoding uncharacterized protein encodes MELEMSNILSKVALFILVQALVYLILSQSSDIFSKTQRTHSFKPARSLSIRRWAAALADIPAGSESSPSTRAAGFLRSFSRKG; translated from the coding sequence ATGGAGTTGGAGATGAGCAACATATTGTCGAAGGTGGCGCTGTTCATTCTTGTTCAAGCTCTTGTGTATTTGATTCTATCTCAGTCTTCCGATATTTTCTCCAAGACCCAGAGAACACACAGCTTCAAGCCTGCTCGTTCTCTCAGCATCCGCCGTTGGGCCGCCGCTCTGGCGGATATTCCGGCAGGCAGCGAGTCGTCTCCGTCGACGAGAGCAGCTGGGTTTTTGCGTTCTTTCAGCCGGAAAGGTTGA